A genomic stretch from Nitrobacter winogradskyi Nb-255 includes:
- the mraY gene encoding phospho-N-acetylmuramoyl-pentapeptide-transferase — MFYWLIDLSNTVPGLGIFKPLLNVFRYITFRTGGAVVTGALFVFLFGPWIIDNLRLRQGKGQPIRADGPQSHLVSKKGTPTMGGLMILSGLVVSTVLWANPLNPYVWIVLAVTLGFGLIGFYDDYLKVTKQTHAGFSGRTRLLLELLIALAACYALTRLGREPFSTALVIPFFKDVALDLGWFFLGFGAFIIVGAGNAVNLTDGLDGLAIVPVMIAAASFAMIAYLAGNAVFADYLQINYIAGAGELAVLCGAVLGAGLGFLWFNAPPASIFMGDTGSLALGGMLGSIAVAVKHEIVLAVIGGLFVLEAVSVIVQVASFKLTGKRIFKMAPIHHHFEQLGWTEPQIVIRFWIISVMLALAGLSTLKLR; from the coding sequence ATGTTTTACTGGTTGATCGATCTTTCCAATACGGTCCCGGGGCTCGGCATCTTCAAGCCGCTTCTGAACGTCTTTCGCTACATCACCTTCCGCACCGGCGGCGCGGTGGTGACGGGCGCGCTGTTCGTGTTCCTGTTCGGGCCCTGGATCATCGACAATCTTCGCCTGCGACAGGGTAAAGGACAACCGATCCGCGCCGACGGCCCGCAGTCGCACCTCGTCAGCAAGAAGGGCACGCCGACGATGGGGGGCCTGATGATTCTGTCGGGGCTTGTCGTGTCGACCGTGCTGTGGGCCAATCCTCTCAATCCCTATGTCTGGATCGTGCTCGCGGTGACGCTTGGTTTCGGCCTCATCGGCTTCTATGACGACTATCTGAAGGTGACGAAGCAGACCCATGCCGGATTCTCCGGACGCACCCGCCTGCTGCTTGAACTCCTGATCGCGCTGGCCGCGTGCTATGCGCTGACCCGGCTCGGCCGCGAGCCCTTCTCCACGGCGCTGGTGATCCCGTTCTTCAAGGACGTGGCGCTGGATCTCGGCTGGTTCTTTCTCGGCTTTGGCGCGTTCATCATCGTCGGAGCCGGCAACGCGGTGAATCTCACCGACGGCCTCGACGGTCTCGCCATCGTGCCGGTCATGATCGCGGCGGCGAGCTTCGCGATGATCGCCTATCTCGCCGGCAACGCGGTGTTCGCCGACTATCTCCAGATCAACTACATCGCCGGCGCGGGCGAACTGGCTGTGCTGTGCGGGGCAGTGCTCGGGGCCGGCCTCGGTTTTCTCTGGTTCAACGCCCCGCCGGCCTCGATCTTCATGGGCGACACCGGTTCGCTCGCGCTCGGCGGCATGCTCGGCTCGATCGCGGTGGCGGTGAAGCATGAAATCGTGCTGGCCGTGATCGGCGGCCTGTTCGTGCTGGAAGCGGTGTCGGTGATCGTGCAGGTGGCGTCGTTCAAGCTCACGGGAAAGCGCATCTTCAAGATGGCGCCGATCCACCACCACTTCGAGCAGCTCGGCTGGACCGAGCCGCAGATCGTGATCAGGTTCTGGATCATTTCGGTGATGCTGGCGCTGGCGGGTCTTTCGACGCTGAAGTTGCGGTGA
- the murD gene encoding UDP-N-acetylmuramoyl-L-alanine--D-glutamate ligase — MIPVTSFSGKTVAVFGLGGSGLASCHALKAGGAEVIAGDDNADNLAKAAQAGFITADLRTVVWANLAALVLAPGVPLTHPSPHWSVLAARQAGVEVIGDVELFCRERARHAPDAPFIAITGTNGKSTTTALVAHLMREAGYDVQMGGNIGTAILSLEPPRRGRVHVIEMSSYQIDLAPSLDPTVGILLNLSPDHLDRHGTIEHYAQVKERLIAGVQPQGTAVVGVDDHWCAAIADRQEQAGRSVVRVSVKRPLAHGVSVEQDRIVLVSGGARSEIADIGGIGSLRGRHNAQNAACASAGALALGVSRDILQQDLRSFPGLAHRMEQVGRKAHVLFVNDSKGTNADATEKALSSFDEIFWIAGGKPKSGGIASLDAFFPRIRKAYLIGEAAQEFAATLEGKVAYEISGTLEAAVPAAARDAEGAGRAGAVVLLSPACASFDQFRNFEVRGDRFRELVQALPGVTPVV; from the coding sequence ATGATCCCCGTCACATCCTTTTCCGGCAAGACCGTCGCGGTATTTGGCCTCGGCGGTTCGGGCCTTGCGAGTTGTCACGCCCTGAAGGCGGGCGGCGCCGAGGTGATTGCGGGCGACGACAACGCCGACAATCTCGCGAAGGCGGCGCAGGCCGGTTTCATCACCGCGGATTTGCGAACCGTGGTGTGGGCGAACCTCGCCGCGCTGGTGCTTGCGCCGGGCGTGCCGCTGACGCATCCCTCGCCGCACTGGAGCGTGCTGGCGGCGCGGCAGGCGGGCGTCGAGGTGATCGGCGACGTCGAACTGTTCTGCCGCGAGCGCGCACGTCATGCGCCCGACGCGCCTTTCATCGCCATCACCGGCACCAACGGCAAGTCCACTACGACGGCGCTGGTCGCGCATCTGATGCGCGAGGCCGGATACGACGTGCAGATGGGCGGCAACATCGGCACCGCGATCCTGTCGCTGGAGCCGCCGCGCAGAGGGCGCGTGCATGTGATCGAGATGTCGTCGTACCAGATCGACCTCGCGCCCTCGCTCGATCCGACCGTCGGCATTCTGCTCAACCTCAGTCCCGATCACCTCGATCGCCACGGCACCATCGAACATTATGCGCAGGTGAAGGAGAGGCTCATCGCCGGGGTGCAGCCGCAGGGCACGGCGGTCGTCGGCGTCGATGATCACTGGTGCGCGGCGATCGCCGACCGTCAGGAGCAGGCCGGACGCAGCGTCGTGCGCGTGTCGGTGAAGCGGCCACTGGCGCATGGCGTCAGCGTCGAACAGGACAGGATCGTTCTCGTGTCCGGCGGCGCGCGCAGCGAAATCGCCGACATCGGCGGAATAGGCTCGCTGCGCGGGCGGCACAACGCGCAGAATGCGGCCTGCGCTTCGGCGGGGGCGCTGGCGCTCGGGGTCAGCCGGGACATCCTGCAGCAGGACTTGCGCAGTTTTCCCGGTCTCGCGCATCGCATGGAGCAGGTGGGGCGCAAGGCCCATGTGCTGTTCGTCAACGACTCCAAGGGCACCAACGCCGACGCCACCGAGAAGGCGTTGTCGTCCTTCGACGAGATTTTCTGGATCGCGGGCGGCAAGCCGAAAAGCGGCGGTATCGCCTCGCTCGACGCGTTCTTTCCGCGCATCCGCAAAGCCTATCTGATCGGAGAGGCGGCGCAGGAGTTCGCGGCGACGCTGGAGGGCAAGGTGGCCTACGAGATCAGCGGAACGCTGGAAGCCGCGGTGCCCGCCGCCGCGCGGGACGCGGAAGGAGCAGGCCGTGCCGGGGCGGTGGTGCTGTTGTCGCCGGCCTGCGCTTCATTCGATCAGTTTCGCAATTTTGAAGTTCGCGGCGATCGCTTTCGCGAACTGGTCCAGGCGTTGCCGGGCGTTACGCCCGTCGTGTAG
- the ftsW gene encoding putative lipid II flippase FtsW, with protein MISREQRTPLSEWWWTVDRLLLAAMVLLMLTGVVLSLAASPSVATRIGLDPFHFFHRHVMFLLPSIIVMVGVSFLSPRLIRRSALIVFAISIVLIVATLGLGPEVKGAKRWITILGVNIQASESAKPAFVVLAAWLFSESARKPEMPATSMALALLLSLVALLVMEPDFGQTMLILTVWGALFFIAGMRIIWVFGLAGTAMAGLFAAYMTVPHVAARIRRFMDPASGDTFQVDTAMEAFANGGWFGLGPGEGVAKRSLPDSHTDFVFAVGAEEFGIIMCLGLLTLFTFIVMRTLSRAYASEDLFSRFAASGLAIMFGMQAAINMAVNLHLIPAKGMTLPFISYGGSSMVSLAYGAGLMLALTRERPRTEMESIEESAVAARYA; from the coding sequence ATGATCTCACGCGAACAACGCACGCCGCTCTCGGAATGGTGGTGGACCGTGGATCGGCTGCTGCTGGCGGCGATGGTGCTGTTGATGCTCACCGGCGTGGTGCTGTCGCTGGCGGCGAGCCCGTCGGTCGCGACCCGGATCGGGCTTGATCCGTTTCATTTCTTCCATCGTCATGTGATGTTTCTGCTGCCGTCGATTATTGTGATGGTTGGCGTGTCGTTCCTGTCGCCGCGCCTGATCCGCCGCTCCGCGCTGATCGTTTTCGCGATCAGCATCGTTCTGATCGTGGCCACGCTCGGATTAGGTCCGGAGGTCAAGGGCGCGAAACGCTGGATCACGATCCTCGGCGTCAACATCCAGGCTTCGGAGTCCGCGAAACCCGCCTTCGTCGTGCTGGCGGCCTGGCTGTTTTCGGAATCCGCGCGCAAGCCGGAGATGCCGGCCACCTCGATGGCGCTTGCGCTGCTGCTGAGTCTGGTGGCGCTGCTGGTGATGGAGCCCGATTTCGGTCAGACCATGCTGATCCTGACGGTGTGGGGCGCGCTGTTCTTCATTGCCGGGATGCGCATCATCTGGGTGTTCGGGCTCGCGGGAACGGCGATGGCGGGTTTGTTCGCCGCCTACATGACGGTGCCGCACGTCGCGGCCCGTATCAGGCGCTTCATGGATCCGGCCTCCGGCGACACCTTCCAGGTCGATACGGCGATGGAGGCTTTCGCCAATGGCGGCTGGTTCGGACTCGGCCCCGGCGAAGGCGTCGCCAAGCGGAGTCTCCCCGACAGTCACACCGATTTCGTGTTCGCCGTGGGGGCGGAAGAGTTCGGCATCATCATGTGCCTCGGGCTGCTGACGCTGTTCACCTTCATCGTCATGCGCACGCTGTCGCGCGCCTACGCCTCCGAAGATTTGTTCTCGCGTTTCGCCGCGTCGGGGCTCGCGATCATGTTCGGAATGCAGGCGGCCATCAACATGGCGGTCAACCTGCATCTGATTCCCGCCAAGGGCATGACGCTGCCGTTCATTTCCTATGGGGGCTCGTCGATGGTCTCGCTCGCCTATGGAGCGGGCTTGATGCTGGCGCTGACGCGCGAGCGGCCGCGCACCGAGATGGAATCGATCGAGGAGAGCGCCGTCGCTGCGCGTTATGCGTAA